The following coding sequences lie in one Flavobacterium sediminis genomic window:
- a CDS encoding slipin family protein produces MIKYITINAYQVGLVFERGKLTDVLQEGNFWIVGNKEVKLFEMKQSFVATVELNILLENSTLASMLEIVEVGDTEIALYFTNGMFKEVLQTGRYAFWKGYLTNEFIKVDLAKVAIKENINTSLLENIKLRMYTRKFQVFNYEKGLLFINGTFAKELSAGTFYFWNNAIPIDVIKVDIRQKQMEISGQELLTKDKAALRINFFVNYKVTDIQKAVVENKDYEKQLYVLMQLALRAFVGGFTLDELLSKKDRITEIILEDTQARAKELGVAITDAGIRDVILPGEMKEIMNQVLMAEKKAQANSIMRREETAATRSLLNTAKLMEENEMLWKLKEMEYVEKIADRIGEITISGSGNVIGQLKEIFVK; encoded by the coding sequence ATGATTAAATACATTACTATTAATGCTTACCAAGTAGGTTTAGTATTTGAAAGAGGAAAATTGACCGACGTATTGCAGGAAGGAAACTTCTGGATCGTCGGGAATAAAGAAGTGAAATTATTTGAAATGAAGCAGTCTTTCGTGGCTACGGTGGAATTGAACATTTTGTTAGAGAATTCAACCTTAGCTTCTATGTTAGAGATCGTTGAAGTGGGCGATACTGAAATAGCCTTGTACTTCACAAACGGAATGTTCAAAGAAGTTTTGCAAACCGGTCGATACGCATTCTGGAAAGGTTACTTGACCAATGAATTTATCAAAGTGGACCTGGCTAAAGTGGCAATTAAAGAAAATATAAACACGAGTTTGCTGGAGAACATCAAATTGCGAATGTACACCCGTAAATTTCAAGTCTTCAATTACGAAAAAGGATTATTGTTTATCAACGGAACATTCGCCAAAGAATTGTCTGCCGGAACTTTCTATTTCTGGAATAACGCCATTCCAATTGATGTAATAAAAGTGGATATTCGCCAAAAACAAATGGAAATATCAGGACAAGAATTGTTGACCAAAGACAAAGCCGCCTTACGTATCAACTTCTTTGTGAATTACAAAGTAACCGATATTCAGAAGGCTGTTGTAGAAAACAAAGACTACGAAAAACAATTGTATGTTTTAATGCAGTTGGCCTTAAGAGCTTTTGTCGGTGGATTTACATTAGACGAATTGTTGAGCAAAAAAGACCGTATTACCGAAATTATTTTGGAAGACACTCAAGCAAGAGCAAAAGAATTAGGTGTTGCAATTACAGATGCCGGAATTCGCGACGTAATCTTACCGGGCGAAATGAAAGAGATCATGAATCAGGTATTGATGGCCGAGAAAAAAGCACAGGCTAACAGTATTATGAGACGTGAGGAAACTGCGGCAACCCGTAGTTTATTGAACACTGCTAAATTGATGGAAGAAAACGAAATGTTGTGGAAATTGAAAGAAATGGAATATGTGGAGAAAATCGCTGACCGTATCGGAGAAATTACCATTTCAGGAAGCGGAAACGTCATCGGGCAGTTGAAAGAGATTTTTGTAAAATAA
- a CDS encoding VapA/VapB family virulence-associated protein, whose translation MSEKNGTAEMQQVTPEMIAHDFHVATAGKMDDAAIASVKKGLTATTSSYGANGSVASMIFYLKFQVNIKNGKSFNGNAGGVSSPGGGALFGDVYTDDINKLYSDTVSFQFNCTPVYTSLLFFDKHSNLLGHFQSGSVSTVLGTGGGSGHWS comes from the coding sequence ATGTCTGAAAAAAACGGCACTGCAGAAATGCAGCAAGTAACCCCGGAAATGATTGCACATGATTTTCATGTGGCAACAGCAGGAAAAATGGACGATGCAGCAATAGCATCTGTAAAAAAAGGCTTAACAGCTACTACTTCTTCATACGGAGCAAATGGTAGTGTAGCCAGCATGATCTTTTATCTGAAGTTTCAGGTCAACATCAAAAACGGGAAATCCTTTAACGGAAATGCAGGAGGAGTATCTTCACCCGGAGGAGGAGCTTTGTTCGGAGATGTTTATACTGACGATATTAATAAATTATATTCGGATACAGTTAGTTTTCAATTTAATTGTACTCCTGTATATACTAGTTTATTGTTTTTTGACAAGCATTCTAACTTATTAGGACATTTCCAATCCGGATCTGTTTCAACTGTTTTAGGTACCGGCGGTGGTAGCGGTCATTGGTCATAA
- a CDS encoding LytR/AlgR family response regulator transcription factor, with the protein MDNINILVVEDTPSESEALITVLKENGYNVVGLATNHKDALALFYANKVDIVIIDIYLNGIPEGITFAETINVIPNSAKPFVFLTSSTDRHTFERAKLTNPFSYLLKPFNELELLYALELAIEKFYAQSDVFLGEEEDTVISTEYLFIKKGKSLKKVLIADIIYIEVEEKYCNIITEKEKFVILISLTKILDMLDNTLFCRTHRNYIVNTEKIIEIVPSDNLVILAGNHKVTLGEKYKNLTKRIRTLK; encoded by the coding sequence ATGGATAACATAAATATTCTGGTTGTTGAAGATACTCCTTCTGAAAGTGAAGCCTTAATCACTGTATTAAAGGAGAATGGTTACAATGTTGTAGGCCTGGCTACTAACCATAAAGATGCTTTAGCTTTATTTTATGCCAACAAAGTCGACATCGTTATTATTGACATTTACTTAAACGGTATCCCGGAGGGGATCACCTTTGCCGAAACGATTAACGTTATTCCTAATTCGGCCAAGCCTTTTGTCTTTTTGACCAGTTCTACAGACCGACATACATTTGAACGCGCCAAACTGACAAACCCGTTCAGTTACCTGCTCAAACCATTCAACGAACTGGAACTTTTGTATGCGCTAGAACTTGCCATTGAAAAGTTCTATGCTCAGAGCGATGTTTTTTTGGGTGAAGAGGAAGACACAGTGATCAGTACCGAATACTTATTCATTAAAAAAGGTAAATCGTTAAAAAAAGTATTGATCGCTGATATCATTTATATTGAGGTCGAAGAGAAATACTGCAACATTATCACTGAAAAAGAAAAATTCGTTATCCTGATCTCTTTAACCAAGATCCTCGATATGCTGGACAATACTCTTTTTTGCCGGACACATCGAAACTATATTGTAAATACAGAGAAGATCATTGAGATTGTTCCTTCTGATAACTTGGTTATCTTAGCCGGAAACCATAAAGTGACCTTAGGTGAAAAATATAAAAACCTGACAAAAAGAATACGAACTTTAAAATAA
- a CDS encoding tetratricopeptide repeat-containing sensor histidine kinase: MRMNLTFFRIFILFFLVVHPLAKGQAQKQLHLLFEKEIEKKCKALSDAPYFKKTYTFFLEKKWDSTLVYSIRQLNSNRSDKTINDYCHFFRGFSFKEKKLFKESQKELSDITNRFFFYQRVTMLLGELALENNESEKAIPYFKKLEALSNPELYGIKASTIKHNLGICYLHLGQFSNAESYLLNSTELQEQEQDTIMLIGSYGDIANLYYEQYKDDQAIPYFIKAYELAQKTKDFRLKYTTAYNMAIVEENRKDFLQSLQYRKEFEKWKDSLNDQNKIWEVAQLEKQFAVKQKQKEVSLLQAENKIKIAERNGLLYSAIVLLVLLITGVYFYLEKIKSNKIILAQKQKLDELNATKDKLFSIVSHDLRSSVNALKTSNSKLLKNLETKNLDELDFLLHQNSAIANSTYNLLDNLLHWALLQSQQSFFEITAMRLFFIVEQISFNYKSLLQEKEIQFENNVARSEVVYADQESLKIILRNLMDNAIKFSKEGGYIHIYTRSRNDMYCDLIIEDNGLGMDATTRENLLKEDISLIKKQNNDKIGSGLGLQLCKSMIKKNKGKFTIESELGKGTKMIVSLPKTVSDG; encoded by the coding sequence ATGCGAATGAATCTTACGTTTTTCAGGATTTTTATTCTCTTTTTTCTGGTTGTCCATCCTTTGGCTAAAGGGCAAGCTCAAAAACAACTGCATCTGCTCTTTGAAAAAGAGATTGAGAAAAAATGCAAGGCTTTATCTGATGCTCCTTACTTTAAAAAAACATATACTTTCTTTTTAGAAAAGAAATGGGATTCTACTCTGGTCTATTCCATAAGACAGCTCAATTCTAACCGCTCAGACAAAACGATCAACGATTACTGTCACTTTTTCAGAGGCTTCAGTTTCAAAGAAAAAAAACTATTCAAAGAAAGTCAAAAAGAATTATCCGATATCACAAACCGTTTCTTTTTTTACCAACGGGTAACCATGCTTTTAGGTGAATTAGCTTTAGAGAACAACGAATCGGAAAAAGCCATCCCTTATTTTAAAAAACTGGAAGCATTAAGCAATCCTGAACTCTACGGTATTAAAGCCAGTACTATAAAACACAATCTGGGGATCTGTTACCTTCATTTAGGTCAGTTTTCTAATGCCGAGTCTTATTTGCTTAACAGCACCGAACTACAGGAACAAGAACAGGACACTATTATGCTGATAGGATCCTACGGCGATATCGCGAATCTTTATTACGAACAATACAAAGACGATCAGGCAATTCCTTATTTTATAAAGGCCTATGAACTCGCTCAAAAGACAAAAGATTTCAGACTAAAATATACTACAGCCTATAATATGGCTATAGTGGAAGAAAACCGAAAAGATTTTCTCCAATCGCTTCAGTACAGAAAAGAATTTGAAAAATGGAAAGATTCTTTGAACGACCAAAATAAGATCTGGGAAGTTGCCCAACTGGAAAAACAATTTGCCGTTAAACAGAAGCAAAAAGAAGTGAGTCTTTTGCAGGCAGAGAACAAAATTAAAATTGCTGAAAGGAACGGGCTTCTGTATTCGGCTATTGTTCTCTTAGTCTTATTGATCACCGGAGTTTATTTTTATCTTGAAAAAATAAAATCAAATAAGATCATACTGGCTCAGAAGCAAAAATTAGACGAATTAAATGCTACTAAAGACAAGCTTTTCTCTATCGTTAGCCACGATCTGCGTTCGTCTGTCAATGCTTTAAAAACAAGTAACAGCAAACTTTTAAAGAACTTAGAGACTAAAAATCTGGATGAATTAGACTTTCTACTGCATCAGAACAGCGCTATAGCCAATTCTACCTATAATTTACTGGACAACCTGTTGCACTGGGCATTATTACAAAGTCAGCAATCATTCTTTGAAATTACCGCTATGCGTTTGTTCTTTATAGTGGAACAGATCAGCTTCAATTACAAATCCCTGTTACAGGAAAAAGAGATTCAGTTTGAAAATAATGTTGCCCGAAGCGAAGTGGTCTATGCCGATCAGGAATCGTTAAAGATCATTTTGAGGAACTTGATGGACAATGCCATTAAATTTTCAAAAGAAGGAGGGTACATTCACATCTATACCCGGAGTCGAAACGATATGTACTGTGACCTCATCATTGAAGACAACGGTTTAGGCATGGATGCCACCACCCGTGAAAACCTTCTTAAAGAAGATATCTCATTAATAAAGAAGCAAAACAATGACAAAATAGGTAGCGGATTAGGGCTGCAACTTTGCAAATCGATGATCAAAAAGAACAAAGGAAAATTCACAATAGAAAGTGAATTGGGAAAAGGAACGAAAATGATTGTATCTTTGCCTAAAACCGTGTCTGATGGATAA
- a CDS encoding LamG-like jellyroll fold domain-containing protein translates to MLAPSGDIFTGGTLYYGSGSSFSSYDLWFKTYVSVPTPATHLNFDGVNDYVNLGTSISTALNGATALTFEAWINPSVLNGWNNIITDYDGAYHKVLLRVRNNNNIQFVLNGTFLNSPFSVPLNTWTHIAAVYDGANMYVYANGTLIASQAASVSLPTTSNQFNIGNRISGSELFTGNIDEVRVWTTARTVEQINGSMNCELQGTESGLVAYYQFNQGIDQADNTSVTTLTDATSNGYDGTLTNFALTGSTSNWLAGSAVTTGSTVPVAPTVATPVVYNQNATATALTATTGGTGLLWYTSATGGTGSATAPIPDTSTLGTTSYWVSSTNANGCESERMELVVNVLSPATHLNFDGADDYIAIGANPIFDFANNDFTLEAYIYRAISGTDDCIIGKDNWASNNGYSFWILSSDKLVLRFGSTTYSSTMSVPSSTFTHVAATYDSVNNEVSLYINGVLDSTHPSGDPILNTGSLYIGTPQDAVANSTYGFSGSIDDLRIWNTLRSETELNGFMNCELQGTENGLLAYYKFNQGSDQADNTTVTTVTDATANANNGTLVNFALTGATSNWLAGSPLGIAPQVTTQPQDQTITETDSLTFTVAATGATSYQWEVSTDGGSTWMALNDNFANPDVSGSTTNTLTVSGNNMIMVNGYLFRVLIGGTAICTIPSDSALATVTLGTETFSANGKEVTIYPNPFRNEIIVDLLHITTTGTSLEIYDSNGRLLKDQKLSTTQNRIDMHDLPSGLYLFRIISDERTWTQKVIKQ, encoded by the coding sequence ATGCTGGCACCATCAGGAGATATTTTTACCGGCGGAACATTATATTATGGCAGCGGCTCTTCTTTCAGTTCGTATGATCTATGGTTTAAAACCTATGTTAGTGTCCCAACGCCAGCTACTCACTTAAATTTTGACGGAGTTAATGATTATGTAAACTTAGGAACTTCAATCTCTACTGCTTTAAATGGAGCAACTGCTTTAACATTTGAAGCATGGATTAATCCATCAGTTTTAAATGGGTGGAATAATATTATTACAGATTATGATGGAGCTTATCATAAAGTATTATTACGTGTAAGAAATAACAACAACATTCAATTTGTTTTAAATGGTACTTTTTTAAATTCTCCTTTTAGTGTTCCCTTAAATACATGGACTCATATTGCTGCAGTTTATGATGGAGCAAATATGTATGTTTATGCAAATGGAACTTTAATCGCTTCTCAAGCTGCTTCTGTAAGTTTACCAACCACTTCAAATCAATTTAACATTGGTAATAGAATTAGTGGTTCAGAGCTTTTCACAGGAAATATTGATGAAGTTCGCGTTTGGACTACTGCAAGAACAGTTGAACAAATTAATGGCTCTATGAACTGTGAATTACAAGGAACAGAATCAGGCTTAGTAGCTTATTACCAATTCAATCAAGGAATAGATCAGGCAGACAATACAAGTGTTACTACTCTAACGGATGCCACTTCAAATGGATATGACGGAACATTGACTAATTTTGCTTTAACAGGTTCAACTTCAAATTGGTTAGCAGGTTCTGCGGTAACAACCGGATCTACAGTTCCTGTTGCTCCTACAGTTGCAACGCCTGTGGTCTATAATCAAAACGCTACAGCTACAGCTTTAACTGCTACAACAGGAGGAACCGGATTATTATGGTATACAAGTGCTACAGGAGGAACAGGAAGTGCTACTGCTCCGATACCGGATACTTCAACTCTAGGAACTACTTCTTATTGGGTCTCTTCCACTAATGCCAACGGTTGTGAGAGTGAAAGAATGGAATTAGTGGTAAATGTATTATCTCCCGCTACTCATCTGAATTTTGATGGTGCTGATGATTATATAGCTATAGGAGCAAATCCTATCTTTGATTTTGCCAATAATGATTTTACTCTTGAAGCTTATATTTACAGAGCGATCTCCGGTACTGATGATTGTATTATCGGAAAAGATAACTGGGCAAGCAATAACGGATACTCATTCTGGATTCTTTCAAGTGACAAACTGGTCTTAAGATTCGGTTCAACGACTTATTCCAGTACTATGAGTGTTCCTTCTTCAACTTTTACTCATGTAGCAGCTACATATGATTCCGTAAATAATGAAGTAAGTCTTTACATCAATGGGGTTTTAGATTCAACACATCCTTCCGGCGATCCTATCTTGAATACCGGCAGTTTATATATCGGAACTCCTCAGGATGCAGTAGCCAATTCAACGTACGGATTTTCCGGCTCCATAGACGATTTAAGAATCTGGAACACACTTCGCTCTGAAACTGAATTAAATGGTTTCATGAACTGTGAACTACAAGGAACTGAAAACGGCTTATTAGCATACTATAAATTCAATCAGGGTTCTGATCAGGCAGATAATACTACTGTTACAACAGTAACTGATGCTACAGCAAACGCAAACAACGGAACCTTGGTCAACTTTGCTTTAACAGGAGCCACCTCTAACTGGTTGGCAGGCTCTCCTTTAGGAATTGCTCCTCAGGTTACAACGCAACCACAGGATCAGACTATCACGGAAACCGATAGCTTAACTTTTACCGTTGCAGCGACCGGCGCAACTTCTTATCAATGGGAAGTCAGCACAGATGGAGGTAGTACATGGATGGCTTTAAACGATAACTTTGCCAATCCTGATGTTTCCGGTTCTACAACAAATACCTTAACGGTTTCCGGAAATAACATGATAATGGTTAACGGCTATTTATTCAGGGTTCTTATCGGTGGAACAGCGATCTGTACAATACCTTCTGATAGTGCATTAGCCACTGTAACCTTAGGAACCGAAACATTCTCTGCTAACGGTAAAGAGGTTACTATTTATCCTAATCCGTTCCGTAATGAGATTATAGTTGATCTGTTACATATAACAACTACTGGCACTTCATTGGAAATATACGATAGTAACGGACGTTTATTAAAAGATCAAAAGTTGAGTACAACTCAAAACAGAATTGACATGCATGATCTGCCGTCAGGTTTGTATCTGTTCCGTATTATTTCCGATGAAAGAACATGGACCCAAAAAGTGATAAAACAATAA